A single window of Ananas comosus cultivar F153 linkage group 17, ASM154086v1, whole genome shotgun sequence DNA harbors:
- the LOC109723538 gene encoding chlorophyll a-b binding protein CP26, chloroplastic: protein MATLAAATAPASLGKSEMLGAPLSFSGRAHSAQPASAAGPAKIVALFSKKKAAAKPKPSAASPASEELAKWYGPDRRIFLPEGLLDRSEVPEYLTGEVPGDYGYDPFGLSKKPENFEKYQAYELIHARWAMLGAAGFIIPEAFNKFGANCGPEAVWFKTGALLLDGNTLNYFGKNIPINLVVAVAAEIVLVGGAEYYRIINGLNLEDKLHPGGPFDPLGLANDPDQAALLKVKEIKNGRLAMFAMLGFFLQAYVTGEGPVENLAKHLSDPFGNNLLTVISGSAERAPTL from the exons ATGGCCACCCTCGCCGCCGCGACCGCTCCGGCCTCCCTCGGCAAGTCCGAGATGCTTGGGGCGCCGCTCAGCTTCTCGGGCCGGGCACACTCTGCGCAGCCGGCTTCCGCCGCTGGTCCTGCCAAGATCGTCGCGCTCTTCTCCAAGAAGAAGGCCGCTGCTAAGCCGAAGCCCTCCGCGGCGTCGCCTGCTAGCGAGGAGCTCGCCAAGTGGTATG GTCCGGATAGAAGGATCTTCTTGCCGGAAGGCCTGCTGGACCGTTCGGAGGTGCCCGAGTATCTCACCGGAGAAGTTCCCGGGGA TTACGGCTACGATCCTTTTGGGCTCAGCAAGAAGccagaaaattttgaaaa GTACCAGGCTTATGAGCTCATTCATGCAAGGTGGGCGATGCTCGGCGCCGCGGGCTTCATCATTCCAGAGGCCTTCAACAAATTCGGCGCAAACTGCGGCCCTGAGGCAGTGTGGTTCAAG ACTGGGGCTCTTCTCCTAGATGGAAACACACTCAACTACTTTGGAAAGAACATCCCCATCAACCTTGTTGTTGCTGTAGCTGCTGAGATTGTGCTTGTTGGAGGAGCTGAGTACTACAGGATCATCAATGGACTG AATTTGGAGGACAAGCTCCACCCCGGAGGCCCATTCGATCCCCTCGGGCTCGCGAACGACCCCGACCAAGCCGCGCTGCTCAAAGTGAAGGAGATCAAGAACGGGAGGCTCGCCATGTTCGCGATGCTCGGATTCTTCTTACAAGCCTATGTCACTGGAGAGGGCCCAGTTGAGAACCTCGCCAAGCACTTGAGTGACCCATTTGGGAACAATTTGCTCACTGTGATCTCAGGCTCAGCTGAGCGAGCCCCAACCCTCTAA
- the LOC109722700 gene encoding uncharacterized protein LOC109722700, protein MSRSTMEGRGEKGLLWKLPEVKSKDLGKLGPGFGFGAGCGVGFGIGLFGGAGLGAGFPGLQFGLGIGAGCGIGLGFGYGLGKGVAYDDKKKYSNVGKLFQDAANLPSQERIGALVDELVENTKKLVKATSKEIEKWR, encoded by the exons ATGAGTAGGTCAACAATGGAGGGAAGAGGAGAGAAGGGTCTCCTGTGGAAGCTCCCCGAGGTGAAGTCGAAGGATCTCGGTAAACTTGGCCCCGGATTCGGGTTCGGCGCGGGTTGTGGCGTTGGATTCGGCATCGGCCTCTTCGGAG GTGCAGGGCTAGGGGCTGGGTTTCCTGGCTTACAATTCGGTCTTGGTATCGGTGCTGGCTGTGGTAttggtttgggttttggttatGGCCTGGGAAAAGGAGTTGCCTATGATGATAAGAAGAAGTATTCAAATGTCGGCAAATTGTTTCAAGATGCGGCAAATCTGCCATCTCA AGAACGCATCGGTGCTTTGGTTGATGAGCTTGTTGAAAACACCAAAAAGCTAGTCAAAGCAACTTCAAAAGAGATCGAGAAGTGGCGATGA